tgggtgagattctgtggcctgcattgtgcaggaggtcagactagacaatcataatggtcacttctgaccttaaagtctatgactctatgtCTCCCCCAATCAAATCTACACcccaaaaaaggaaataaatccaacctaaaaaattcaaaaccagtatccccccccaaaaaaaaaccaagagctggttttgtttttaacccaAAAAGGGAGAAGAGCCAGATAATTAAATCTATGAGGGACTTAGTTATTCCTGTACATTTTATGTCAAAGTTGCCTAGATACTACGGTGAGGGGCTGTAATATAAATCCCTGTGATACACACTGAAATCTTTGCAAATCAAGAGACAAGGTTCTCAGTCGGTGTGGTCCCACAGCCAGAGTGCTACATTTTGACGGAGGAAGCCTGGGGGCTACTCCCAGCTATGCCAATGTCCTGTTTCATGACACTATGGGAAACACACCCCTTCGCTGGGCCTTTGTATAATGGGGAAAATGATACTGGCTACACtgtgtaatgtgctttgagatctatgtaTGGCAAATGGTCTCTTAGAGATAGACATTATAATTAAAGGCATGGCAACTTATTTCCCATTTTCTTGGTCTCTTGATGCATGCATAGCACATGTGGGAAAAGGGAGATTTCTTTTGGGATTTGAATGCTGCTGGCATTGGCTTTGGAGCTACACTGTTCTAGCAAACACCACAGGGCTAATTCCCTTGTGAAGGAAACTCTAAGTGCTCACCAGCAGGAAGGCTCAGGGGAGATCCCAGCAGCAGGAAGGGCCAGCGGAGGCTGCTGTACCTGATAAACCCTGCAAGAATCCAGAGCAGGAGTCGTATAAGGGTTTGTGCGGTGCAAAGAATCATGCTGGGCACAGGAGAGACCCAACCCAACAGCAACGTGTAAGAGTCTCtggaggaactgagagggcaaATCTGACAGCGAGACCAGACCCTGGCATCGTTGATGAAGAGGTCGCTGCTTTATGCTGAGGATTAAAAGTGAGTGTTATCAGTCTCAGGGCAAACCCCCAATCTCTTCCTTGGATAGAGTCCTTAATCTGAAAGACACTCTTCTTGGGCAGTGTCCTCACTCcctgggagctttgcctgagtgaggactttAGCATTTCACCTTGATGTACTACTTGGGAAACTGATGAAACTTAAAAGATCTCTCTATCCACAGACACACCTACCTATCTCTTTATCAAGCCCTTTACACAGCCATCTATATCTCTAGCCTTACACATCTATCTATCCCTCTGTTGAACCTCTTAAACAATCCCCCTATATATCCCTGTCTCTAATCCCTTATAATCCCTCTATCTATCTACCCCttacacatctctctctctctctctctctctctctccccttaaaCATCTATCTACTCTGTAaacacccctctgtctgtctagccatcatcatcatcatctgtccAGCCCATCATCTTACATATCCCTCTGTCTATCTGTCCTTCACTCTCCTGCTCTttagccatctctctctctctccctaacATCTCATCTTGTTCTCAGGAAATTTTCCACCTCCGTTTCTCAGTGGCCTCTCCCGACTTTCTTGTGGGGCCAATTCCTATGCACTTCCTCAGACCAATCTTGGGAGATTACACAAGTCAGCCACTGAGTATCTTCAGCCTGGATTGCAGAGGCAGTTGAGGACATACAGTATTTCTTGGGATATACTGAGCACCACACAGGAATGGGGTGTTGTTACCTTAGATTTATCTATTCCCAGTTAGTAGTACAACAATAAGGAATAAAACCAGCCTGAATTCTTTAAAGTTTGAGCCTCCAGGGTGGTGATGGATTATTGAGTTTACTGGAGCACTGGAAATGGCACAATGAGTGAAAAAATTTAAAGCTTTATTTAGAATAAACGGGTTAGCTAAAGCGAGCAGGTATTTCAGTATAGCCACACACTGTATTTTATACGCACTCACTAAGATGAAATGACGCCATTCCGAGGTGATGCTTTCTTTCACCGTATCTTGATGGACAATGGGCATGTCTAATTTAAAATTAGCCTACTACTCTTCATGTAATCACTTATAATCATGCCCCTTGATTAACTAACTTTCAGTCTGCCTATTGCCATATCTGTATTTCTGCTACCATAATTAAATATTTCCTAGTTTCTCATTGGCTTTTTAATGTTAAACATTGCCTTAATTAACATCTGTGTAATAGCCATATGAAGAGCTACCAATATTGAtagcattttcaaaaataccaGCATTAATTTAAAAGACTTGTAAAAGCCAATTAGGACCAAAACCTGCTTACACCATGACCAGGGGTTCCACCCTAAGATGTTTCTAACATACCTCTGAATTGTCTCCCTTCACTTTATTCATATTTTAGGAAGCCTTCCTTGGCTATTGTCATACCTGTTTTTTTTTAGGAAAGAGTTTTGGAtctgcttacatttcagtgtatttttGTAGAACATAAACAACCATGATTTCTATAGACCACCAAGGAAATTGGCATTGCATTGAATAGCAACTGGAAATCCTTACAGATTAAGAAGCATTGGGTCTCCTGTGATTACGGCACTCGCCTGTCAATGGGTGACTTGGGGCTTGTACACACTAGTGCTTACTTTgatataatttatgtcactcagggatgtgaataagccACGCCCCTGAGCattgtaagttacaccaacctaagtgcATGGGCAGCACATAATGGGAGCTacgggaggctaagcctccctaAACCTCTACTAATGCTCCCTGCCAGGGTTGAGCCACAGCAGGGTTCATAGCCTccaggtggctggggctcagggagGCTTGGGCAGGCCGGCGCTGGGGACGGCTGAGGTGGGCAGGTGGGCCGGGGCTCAGCACAGCTTGGGTGGGCCAGGACTTGGGGTGGCTTGGGCAGGTGTGCTGGAGCTCCTCTGGCTgtgggttggggcggggggttggggctCCTCTGGCCCCTGTGAGTgagtgtggtgggggtgggtcctaggtggaaggggcagggcagggggctagcctcctcaaAAGGGGGGTCATGCGGCACCCATGCCTAAGAACCGATGTGGACaacgctatgtcagcaggagaagctcttctgccgacatagctaccactgccTGGGGAGGTGGTATAGAGCATCTGCACTCTAGCAACTCAACAGCAGTGCAGCTACAGTACAGCAGCGTTGCTGCAGCGAttttagtgtagactagcccttggTTTCTCTTctctgctctaccacagacttcctgtatagccttgagcaagtcagtctgggccagattttcaaaggtatttagtcacctaatgggattttaagagcatttagctgcctaaaacccatttaaatccatttaatttaatgtaacttattaattaataataaatataaataaattaatgaatTTAAATCAAGTTTCCCAGAGGCTTTTGAAACTCCCACAACTCACATAAATATGTTTGAAATCTGGCCTCAGAAGCTTTTCTGGAAAATATGTTTTAACCATACACAATAAGTTGAGCTCAGTGCAGGGCTAACTGGGGACATTCTTTGCCATGTGTCCTAATGAACATCAGACATGATGATATaatgatcccttttggcctttAATCCTAtgagtgtacagtgcttacttacatttatttttattacaaatatttacactgtaaaaaacaaaataaatagtatttttcaattcacctaatacaagtactgtagtgcaatctctttatcacaaaagtgcaacttacaaatgtagaattatgtacaaaaagtaactgtattaaaaaataaaacaatataagaCTTTAGAATCTACAAGCCCAttcagtcccacttcttgtttagttaattgctcagacaaacaagtttgtttacatttgcaggagataatgctgcttgcttcttgATCATGTCATCTGAAACTGAGAACAAGTGTTCtcctggcactgttgtagcctgtatcacaagatatttacatgccagatgtgctaaagattcatatgtcccttcatgcttcaaccaccattcgaGAGGACATTCATCCATTCTGCTGACAGGTTTTGCTCAGttatgatccaaagcagtgtggaccgacgcatgttcattttcatcatctgagtcagatgccaccagcagaaggttgattttcttttttgatggtttgggtctgtagtttccacactggaatgttgctcttttaagacttctgaaagcatgttccacactttgtccctctcagattttggaaggcacttcagactcTTAAACATTGGGTctagtgctgtatctatccttagaaatctcacactggtacctgctttgcgttttgtgaaatctgcagagaaagtgttcttaaacatgtgctgggtcatcttctgagactgccataacatgaaatctgtggtagaatgcaggtaaaatagaacTGGAGACaaacaattcttccccaaggagttcagtcacaaatttaattaacacattatttttttaacgagtgtcatcagcatggaagtatgtcctctggaatggtggccaaagcattaAGGGGTATAcagatgtttagcatatctggcatgtaaataccttgcaacgccagctataAAAGTCTCATGCAaatggctgttctcactttctggtgacattgtaaataagtggGGAGTATtgtctcccataaatgtaaacaaacttgtttgtcttagcaattggctgaacaataagtaggactgagtggacttgtaggctctaaagttttgcatcattttgtttttgagttcagttatgtaacaaaaaaattctacatttgtaagttgcacatttacagtaaagagattgcactatgctacttgtatgaggtgaattgaaaaatactgtttcttttgtttatcattttatagtgtaaatatttggaataaaaataataatagaaagtgagcactgtacactttgtattctgtgttgtcattgaaatcaatatatttgaaaatgtagaaaaacatccaaaacttttaaaacattttaactggtattctattgtttaacattgCGATTAAAAcggcgattaatcatgattaattttttttgagttaactgtgattaattgacagccctagtagaaAAGTGATAAATTAACAGTTTTGCAGCTATTTGGGTGTGCTGGAGGGGAATTTATATCCTAATACCCTATGCCAGcggttctcaatctttccagactactgtaacactttcaagagtctgatttgtcttgcataccccaagtttcacctcactaaaAAAtacttgcttgcaaaatcagacataaaaatacaaaagtgtcacagcacactatttctgaaaaattgctgactttctcattttgtttgtttgaatcatagaatctcagggttggaagggacctcaggaggtcatctagtccaaccccctgctcaaaagcaggaccaatccccaattaaatcatcccagccagggctttgtcaagcctgaccttaaaaactgctaaggaaggagattctaccacctccctaggtaacgtattccagtgtttcaccaccctcctagtgaaaaagtttttcctaatatccaacctaaacctcccccactgcaacttgagaccattactccttgtccatgtagtttgcactgacttcactagttTCTTATTTAGCCTGTTGTaaagctaggcaaatatctagatcaATTGCTTTTTCTCAATCACCAGTTACATTACACAGATAATGGCGAAAGTGGAAACCTACACACACCTcatggagaaaggagaagggggaaataaaACGTCTGTCACAGAATTCATCCTGATGGGATTTGGGAATCTTCCTGGAATGCAAATTCTTTTCTTCCTGCTGTTTCTAGGGATCTATATAGTCACCATGGCTGCAAACACTCTCATTGTAGCACTAGTTGTGtttgatcagcaccttcacacccccatgtacttcttcctgggaaatttgtcctgcttggagatctGTTGCAACTCAACCATCCTTCCCAGGATGCTGGCCAGTTTCCTGACTGGAGACAGGACCCTTTCTGTTACAGGCTGCATTGTGCAGTTTTATTTGTTTGGTTTCCTAGTGACCACTGAGTGTTATCTGCTAGCTGCGATGTCTTATGATCGATACTTAGCGATATGTAAACCTCTGCACTATGTCACTCGTATGAATGGCAGGTTCTGTATCCAACTAGCAGCTGGATCGTGGCTAAGTTCATTCATAGTTCTTAACATATTAATGTGTTTGGTGTCACAATTAGCCTTCTGTGGCCCTAATGAAATTGATCATTTCTTTTGTGACCTCACCCCAGTGATCAATCTCTCCTGCAGCGACACCAGTCTGGTGACCCTGGCAACCCTCATATTGTCCTCCATAGACACTGTTCCCCCATTTCTGTTGACCCTGACATCCTATGTTtatatcatctccaccatcctgagaatcccttccacctctgggaggcaaaaggccttttccacctgctcctcccaccttATTGTGGTTACAATCTTCTATGGGACcttaatgattgtctacatgtcACCAAACACTGGTGCACTCAGAGCCCCAAACAAAGTGTTTTCTGTCTTCTATACGGTCTTGACACCCCTGATCAATCCTCTCAACTACAGCTTGAGAAACAAAGAGGTCAAGGAGTCCCTGAGGAAATTTCTGCAGAAGTATAGGATGTTCCCATGAATTCAGATAAATTGATTGAAATGGGATTATATCAAATCATTAATCAGAAAGGAACCATCTACATGGTCCAAGTTCTTATCAGTTAAATCATCCTGAGTTTTAGGATGAAGATACAAAGGATTTTTTAAGAGTTGTATTTATTTAGGTAAACAAtggcagatcctcaactggtgtcaaTGTCTAGAGGGACATTCATTTCTACAGTGCAATGCCATTTAAACCAGACAATGATCTTcctctaaatatatttttaaaaatctcatcctGAGCTCAAACTATCTTTGcctaaataaaaaatacagttcAAGTGCATGATGGGAGATTAAAGCATTCTTTTTTTATTCCCAGTATTGTTTCAGTCTCTACTTCTGGCTGCCCAGGGGTCTTGTTTTGCAAGGAGATACAGGAAGAGTGAGGAAAGTGTATAACCCTAGTGTGAATGGGAGAGATGTTCAAAGGTGGGGTTGGCAGCTCAGCATCCAATCTTTGTTGAAAGTTAGTGGGAGCTGAGCTCCTAAATTTAAGATGTCTTGAAAACTCCAGCCTATATCTTCATAGATTTGTAGACATTAATCATCAGTTAAGTTTGAGGACTTTCAAAGAAGATATAAGAAACAAAgccaacacccactgaagtcaacagaatgg
This sequence is a window from Eretmochelys imbricata isolate rEreImb1 chromosome 13, rEreImb1.hap1, whole genome shotgun sequence. Protein-coding genes within it:
- the LOC144273214 gene encoding olfactory receptor 11A1-like — encoded protein: MEKGEGGNKTSVTEFILMGFGNLPGMQILFFLLFLGIYIVTMAANTLIVALVVFDQHLHTPMYFFLGNLSCLEICCNSTILPRMLASFLTGDRTLSVTGCIVQFYLFGFLVTTECYLLAAMSYDRYLAICKPLHYVTRMNGRFCIQLAAGSWLSSFIVLNILMCLVSQLAFCGPNEIDHFFCDLTPVINLSCSDTSLVTLATLILSSIDTVPPFLLTLTSYVYIISTILRIPSTSGRQKAFSTCSSHLIVVTIFYGTLMIVYMSPNTGALRAPNKVFSVFYTVLTPLINPLNYSLRNKEVKESLRKFLQKYRMFP